A single region of the Raphanus sativus cultivar WK10039 chromosome 1, ASM80110v3, whole genome shotgun sequence genome encodes:
- the LOC108854466 gene encoding probable flavin-containing monooxygenase 1 — MAPNYDKLSSSRVAIIGAGVSGLAAAKHLAHHNPTVFEASDSVGGVWKSCSYETTKLQSARVDYEFSDFPWPNRDDTTFPSYVEILDYLESYAKHFDLLKFMKFGSKVIEVRYTGEGETPQMVDLGAYGNLLRGKPVWEVAVQNVEAGDIQWHAFEFVVVCTGKFGDVPRIPTFPANKGPEIFKGKVMHSMDYCKLDKEEASHLLRGKKVAVIGYKKSAIDLALESALANHGEGGQACTMVVRTTHWVFPHYWIWGLPFFLFYSTRASQFLHDRPNQSFLRTLFCLLFSLLRAVVSKFIESYVTWKLPLEKYGLKPDHSFEEDYASCQMAIIPDNFFEEADKGMIRFKKTSKWCFYDEGIEFEDGTTLEADVVILATGYDGKKKLKAIVPEPFRSWLEFPYGVMPLYRGTIHPLIPNMGFVGYVQSNSNLHTSELRSLWLSRLVDGRFKLPSKEKMLDQFSKEMEVMRRSSRFYKRHCISTFSIQHADDLCNDMGLNPRRKSNLFLEAFSPYGSQDYRLDQEERK; from the exons ATGGCTCCTAACTACGATAAACTCAGTTCTTCCAGAGTAGCGATCATTGGTGCTGGTGTTAGCGGATTAGCAGCCGCTAAGCACCTAGCTCATCACAACCCGACCGTTTTCGAAGCCTCGGATTCGGTCGGAGGTGTTTGGAAGAGCTGCTCTTACGAGACAACCAAGTTACAATCGGCTCGAGTTGATTACGAGTTCTCTGACTTCCCATGGCCGAATAGGGATGACACTACTTTCCCATCTTACGTTGAGATATTAGATTACTTGGAATCTTATGCTAAGCATTTCGATCTCCTAAAGTTCATGAAGTTTGGCTCTAAGGTCATTGAAGTTAGGTACACCGGTGAAGGCGAAACTCCACAGATGGTTGACCTTGGTGCTTACGGCAATTTGTTGCGTGGAAAACCTGTCTGGGAAGTTGCTGTTCAAAACGTAGAAGCGGGGGATATTCAG TGGCATGCATTTGAGTTCGTGGTAGTGTGTACCGGGAAATTCGGCGACGTACCAAGAATTCCGACGTTTCCAGCGAACAAAGGGCCCGAGATATTCAAAGGAAAAGTGATGCATTCGATGGATTACTGCAAACTAGACAAAGAAGAAGCTTCTCATCTCCTCCGTGGCAAGAAAGTCGCCGTCATTGGCTATAAGAAATCCGCCATTGATTTGGCTTTAGAGTCTGCTTTAGCCAATCATG gaGAAGGTGGACAAGCATGCACAATGGTGGTGAGAACAACACATTGGGTGTTCCCACATTACTGGATATGGGGTCTTCCATTCTTCTTGTTCTACTCTACGAGAGCTTCTCAGTTCCTCCATGATAGGCCTAACCAAAGCTTCCTTAGAACTCTCTTTTGCCTCCTATTCTCTCTTCTG CGTGCGGTGGTTTCCAAATTCATCGAATCATATGTTACGTGGAAGCTTCCTCTAGAGAAGTATGGTCTCAAACCGGACCATTCTTTTGAAGAAGACTATGCCTCTTGTCAAATGGCCATCATACCGGATAATTTCTTTGAGGAAGCGGATAAGGGCATGATCCGGTTCAAGAAAACATCGAAATGGTGCTTTTATGATGAAGGGATTGAATTTGAGGATGGGACAACCCTAGAAGCTGATGTTGTGATACTCGCCACTGGTTATGATGGCAAGAAGAAGCTCAAAGCCATTGTTCCTGAACCCTTTCGATCTTGGCTTGAGTTTCCATATGGTGTTATGCCTTTATACAG GGGAACAATCCATCCATTGATACCAAACATGGGTTTCGTTGGATACGTTCAAAGTAACTCAAACCTACACACATCAGAGCTACGTTCACTGTGGTTAAGCCGGCTCGTGGATGGGAGATTCAAGTTACCGAGCAAAGAGAAAATGCTGGACCAGTTCTCCAAGGAGATGGAAGTGATGAGAAGATCGAGCAGATTCTATAAACGTCATTGCATATCTACCTTCAGCATCCAGCATGCCGATGATTTGTGTAATGACATGGGACTCAATCCACGGCGCAAATCAAACTTGTTCCTCGAAGCGTTTAGTCCTTATGGTTCTCAAGATTATCGACTCGATCAAGAAGAAAGGAAGTAA
- the LOC108851607 gene encoding uncharacterized protein LOC108851607, which produces MEGVEKFFSKMVTDAKSAASSSSSSLSDFADNLIQEKRAGGGGNSTSYESSGILVTRPPSGVSAWTCSKLCAVFFVAGVFVGYTLKRRVRSWASKLLRKIRDD; this is translated from the exons ATGGAGGGAGTAGAGAAGTTTTTCAGCAAGATGGTGACAGATGCGAAATCGGCAGCTTCTTCATCCTCCTCTTCTCTTTCTGATTTCGCTGATAATCTAATCCAGGAGAAACGAGCCGGCGGCGGCGGAAACTCGACTTCATACGAAAGTTCTGGAATTTTGGTCACAAGACCTCCCAG TGGAGTATCGGCGTGGACGTGTTCGAAGCTGTGCGCGGTTTTCTTCGTAGCTGGAGTGTTTGTGGGTTATACGCTTAAGAGACGTGTCCGAAGCTGGGCTTCTAAACTTCTCAGAAAAATCAGAGATGATTGA
- the LOC108840725 gene encoding 3-oxoacyl-[acyl-carrier-protein] synthase II, chloroplastic produces MTMGGASSLCDSLVAACISSATQFDTTRSSSRWPHRNRLLSKCSLHGPQPLLMSSRDNNASSFLFESNHTFLNPKQRRFNRASASGQVTTLEMEKEAMVSKKPPRRVVVTGMGVETPLGHDPHTFYDNLLQGNSGISPIESFDCSAFPTRIAGEIKSFSTGGLVAPKLSKRMDKFMLYLLTAGKKALEDGGVTQDVMAEFDKSRCGVLIGSAMGGMKVFYDALEALKISYRKMNPFCVPFATTNMGSAMLALDLGWMGPNYSISTACATGNFCILNAANHITRGEADVMLCGGSDSVIIPIGLGGFVACRALSENNDDPTKASRPWDSNRDGFVMGEGAGVLLLEELEHAKKRGATIYAEFLGGSFTCDAYHITEPRPDGAGVILAIEKALAHAGISKEDINYVNAHATSTPAGDLKEYHALSHCFGQNPELRVNSTKSMIGHLLGASGAVEAVATVQAIKTGWVHPNINLENPDKEVDTKLLVGLKKERLDIKAALSNSFGFGGQNSSIIFAPYK; encoded by the exons ATGACGATGGGTGGTGCGTCTTCCTTATGCGATTCGCTAGTGGCTGCTTGCATCTCCTCCGCCACTCAATTCGACACTACGAGGAGTAGTAGCCGCTGGCCTCACCGGAATAGACTGCTTAGTAAATGCTCGCTCCATGGACCCCAGCCTCTTCTTATGAGTTCCCGTGACAACAATGCCTCATCCTTCCTTTTCGAATCTAATCACACTTTCTTGAATCCAAAGCAAAGGAGATTCAATCGAGCATCAGCCTCTG GGCAAGTCACTACTCTAGAGATGGAGAAGGAAGCAATGGTTAGCAAGAAACCTCCTCGACGAGTTGTTGTGACTGGCATGGGAGTTGAAACACCACTAGGTCATGACCCTCATACTTTTTATGACAATTTGCTTCAAGGCAACAGTGGTATTAGCCCTATTGAGAGTTTCGACTGTTCTGCATTTCCCACt AGAATCGCTGGAGAGATTAAATCTTTTTCGACTGGAGGATTGGTTGCTCCTAAACTTTCCAAAAGGATGGACAAGTTCATGCTTTATCTTCTAACCGCTGGCAAGAAGGCGTTGGAGGATGGTGGGGTGACTCAGGATGTCATGGCAGAGTTCGACAAATCAAGATGTGGTGTTTTGATTGGCTCTGCTATGGGAGGCATGAAG GTCTTTTACGATGCGCTTGAAGCTTTGAAAATCTCTTACAGGAAGATGAACCCTTTCTGTGTACCTTTTGCCACTACAAATATGGGTTCCGCTATGCTTGCCTTGGATCTG GGATGGATGGGTCCAAACTACTCTATTTCAACTGCATGTGCCACCGGAAACTTCTGTATTCTCAATGCGGCAAACCACATTACTAGAGGTGAAGCT GATGTAATGCTCTGTGGTGGCTCTGACTCGGTTATTATTCCAATAG GGTTGGGAGGTTTTGTTGCCTGCCGGGCACTTTCAGAAAATAATGATGATCCCACCAAAGCTTCTCGTCCTTGGGATAGT AACCGGGATGGATTTGTCATGGGAGAGGGAGCTGGAGTTCTGCTTTTAGAAGAACTTGAGCATGCCAAG AAAAGAGGAGCAACTATATACGCAGAGTTCCTTGGGGGTAGTTTCACATGTGATGCATATCATATAACCGAACCACGTCCTGATG GTGCCGGAGTCATTCTTGCTATCGAGAAAGCGTTAGCTCATGCCGGGATTTCTAAGGAAGACATAAATTACGTGAATGCTCATGCTACCTCTACACCAGCTGGAGACCTTAAGGAGTACCACGCTCTTTCTCACTGTTTTGGCCAAAACCCTGAG CTAAGGGTAAACTCAACAAAATCTATGATTGGGCACTTGCTGGGAGCTTCTGGTGCCGTGGAGGCTGTTGCAACCGTTCAG GCAATAAAGACAGGATGGGTTCATCCAAATATCAACCTCGAGAATCCAGACAAAGAAGTG GATACAAAGCTGCTTGTGGGTCTTAAGAAGGAGAGACTGGATATTAAAGCAGCCTTGTCGAACTCTTTCGGCTTTGGTGGCCAAAACTCTAGCATCATTTTCGCTCCTTACAAATAA
- the LOC108821358 gene encoding probable galacturonosyltransferase-like 1: MSQHLLLILLSLLFIVFPNPISASSIIQKFKEAPQFYNSADCPIIDPGDDVSTKPIFCSRRAVHVAMTLDLAYIRGSVAAVLSVLQHSSCPENIVFHFVASASADASSLRSTISASFPYLEFEVYVFNVSSVSRLISSSIRSALDCPLNYARSYLADLLPPCVRRVVYLDSDLILVDDIAKLAATDLGRDTVLAAPEYCRANFTSYFTSAFWSNPTLSLTFADRRACYFNTGVMVIDLSRWREGEYTARIEDWMAMQKRMRIYELGSLPPFLLVFAGLIKPVNHRWNQHGLGGDNFRGLCRDLHPGPVSLLHWSGKGKPWARLDAGRPCPLDALWSPYDLLQTPFALDS, translated from the coding sequence ATGTCccaacatcttcttctcatTCTCCTCTCGCTTCTCTTCATTGTTTTTCCTAATCCCATTTCCGCCTCTTCAATCATCCAAAAATTCAAAGAAGCCCCACAGTTTTACAATTCTGCTGATTGCCCCATAATCGATCCCGGAGATGACGTGTCGACCAAGCCAATATTCTGCTCTCGTCGAGCTGTCCACGTGGCCATGACACTAGACTTAGCCTACATTCGCGGCTCAGTCGCCGCCGTCCTCTCCGTCCTCCAACACTCCTCTTGCCCCGAAAACATAGTCTTCCACTTCGTAGCCTCGGCTTCCGCCGACGCCTCGTCTCTACGCTCCACCATCTCCGCCTCGTTCCCTTACCTCGAGTTCGAAGTCTACGTCTTCAACGTCTCCTCCGTCTCCCGCCTGATCTCCTCCTCCATCCGCTCCGCCCTAGACTGTCCCCTGAACTACGCCCGGAGCTACCTCGCCGATCTCCTCCCGCCGTGCGTCCGCCGCGTCGTCTACCTAGACTCCGATCTGATCCTCGTCGACGACATCGCCAAACTCGCCGCCACGGATCTCGGCCGAGACACCGTCCTCGCCGCGCCGGAGTACTGCAGAGCCAACTTCACCTCCTACTTCACCTCGGCCTTCTGGTCGAACCCGACTCTCTCCTTGACGTTCGCCGATCGCAGGGCCTGCTACTTCAACACCGGAGTGATGGTGATCGATCTCTCGCGGTGGCGGGAAGGAGAGTACACCGCGCGCATCGAGGACTGGATGGCGATGCAGAAGCGGATGAGGATATACGAGCTCGGTTCGCTACCGCCGTTTTTGCTGGTTTTCGCCGGTTTGATTAAACCGGTTAATCATCGTTGGAACCAGCACGGTTTGGGAGGAGATAACTTCAGGGGACTGTGCCGAGACTTGCATCCTGGTCCGGTGAGTCTGTTGCATTGGAGTGGGAAAGGTAAGCCATGGGCTAGACTCGACGCTGGTCGGCCTTGTCCGTTAGACGCGCTTTGGTCTCCCTACGATCTTCTCCAAACGCCGTTTGCTTTGGATTCTTGA
- the LOC108857645 gene encoding protein DA1, which translates to MGWFNKIFKGSTQRFRVGNNDHDHNGGGYYQSYPHDDDEPSAADTDPDPDPDDTPHHTQEPSTSEEDTSNDQENEEIDRAIALSLLEESQGQTNNNTGKYAMVDEDEQLARAIQESMVVGNSTPRQKHGSSYDVGSAYGGAGGDVYGNGHMNGGGGGGGGNVFANGDIYYPRPTAFPMDFRICAGCNMEIGHGRYLNCLNALWHPECFRCYGCRHPISEYEFSTSGNYPFHKACYRERYHPKCDVCSLFIPTNHAGLIEYRAHPFWVQKYCPSHEHDATPRCCSCERMEPRNTGYVELNDGRKLCLECLDSAVMDTFQCQPLYLQIQEFYEGLFMKVEQDVPLLLVERQALNEAREGEKNGHYHMPETRGLCLSEEQTVSTVRKRSKHGTGNWAGNMITEPYKLTRQCEVTAILILFGLPRLLTGSILAHEMMHAWMRLKGFRTLSQDVEEGICQVMAHKWLEAELASGSRNSNVASSSSSSSRGVKKGPRSQYERKLGEFFKHQIESDASPVYGDGFRAGRLAVNKYGLPKTLEHIQMTGRFPV; encoded by the exons ATGGGATGGTTTAACAAGATCTTCAAAGGCTCTACCCAGAGGTTCCGGGTTGGGAATAATGACCACGATCACAATGGCGGCGGCTATTATCAGAGTTATCcacatgatgatgatgagcctAGTGCTGCTGATACAGACCCTGATCCTGATCCTGATGATACTCCTCATCATACTCAGGAACCATCTACCTCTGAG GAGGATACATCTAACGACCAGGAGAATGAAGAAATAGACCGTGCAATCGCATTGTCTCTACTAGAAGAGAGTCAAGGACAGACTAATAATAATACAGGGAAATACGCAATGGTGGATGAAGATGAGCAACTCGCTAGAGCCATACAAGAGAGTATGGTTGTTGGGAATAGTACACCGCGTCAGAAACATGGAAGCAGTTATGATGTTGGGAGTGCGTATGGTGGGGCTGGTGGAGACGTATACGGGAACGGACATATGaatggaggtggaggtggaggtggaggaaaTGTATTTGCCAATGGAGATATTTATTATCCAAGACCTACTGCTTTTCCTATGGATTTCAG GATTTGTGCTGGGTGCAATATGGAGATTGGACATGGAAGATATCTGAATTGCTTGAATGCACTATGGCATCCAGAATGTTTTCGATGTTATGGCTGTAGGCACCCCATTTCTGAGTACGAG tTCTCAACATCTGGTAACTACCCTTTTCACAAAGCTTGTTATAGAGAGAGATATCATCCAAAGTGTGATGTCTGCAGCCTCTTT ATTCCAACAAACCATGCTGGTCTTATTGAATATAGGGCGCATCCTTTTTGGGTCCAGAAGTATTGCCCTTCTCATGAACACGATGCTACCCCAAGATGTTGCAGTTGCGAAAGAATGGAG cCACGGAATACAGGATATGTTGAACTTAACGATGGGCGGAAACTTTGTCTCGAGTGTCTGGACTCAGCGGTCATGGACACTTTTCAATGCCAGCCTCTGTACTTGCAGATACAAGAATTCTACGAAGGGCTTTTCATGAAGGTGGAGCAGGACGTTCCACTTCTTTTAGTTGAGAGGCAAGCACTTAACGAAGCcagagaaggtgaaaagaat GGTCACTATCACATGCCAGAGACAAGAGGACTCTGTCTTTCAGAAGAACAAACTGTTAGCACTGTGAGAAAGAGATCGAAGCATGGGACAGGAAACTGGGCTGGGAATATGATTACAGAGCCTTACAAGCTAACGCGTCAATGCGAGGTCACTGCCATTCTCATCTTATTTGGTCTCCCTAGGCTACTCACTGGTTCGATTCTAGCTCATGAGATGATGCACGCCTGGATGCGCCTCAAAG GCTTCCGGACACTGAGCCAGGACGTTGAAGAAGGAATATGTCAAGTGATGGCTCATAAGTGGTTAGAAGCAGAGTTAGCTTCTGGTTCAAGAAACAGCAATgttgcatcatcatcttcttcttcttctagaggAGTGAAGAAGGGACCAAGATCGCAGTACGAGAGGAAGCTTGGTGAGTTTTTCAAGCACCAAATCGAGTCTGATGCTTCTCCGGTTTATGGAGACGGGTTCAGGGCCGGGAGGTTAGCGGTTAACAAGTATGGTTTGCCAAAAACACTTGAGCATATACAGATGACCGGTAGATTCCCGGTTTAA